The following are encoded together in the Amyelois transitella isolate CPQ chromosome 6, ilAmyTran1.1, whole genome shotgun sequence genome:
- the LOC106131123 gene encoding transmembrane protein 41 homolog — MSTTYRSRGSSRVKDGQVSDTPQTTTNISTSKAIILVVLIFIASLFALVLLSRQFPKLEEHENQHLRLPLNLEDAKQLGLVLDRYKDKYFFQVLSGLCLVYVFLQTFAIPGSIFLSILSGFLFPFYLALLLICCCSAIGASLCFFLSHLLGKRLIARFYPAQAAQWAATVKRHKNNLLNYIIFLRVTPFLPNWFINLTAPVIGVPLVPFALGTFIGVAPPSFVAIQAGQTLHTLTSTSDAWSWTSIIVLTVFAVVSLVPVLLKKQLREKFD; from the exons ATGAGCACTACTTATCGTAGTAGAGGAAGTTCACGTGTAAAAGATGGTCAAG TTTCAGACACACCTCAAACTACCACCAACATATCTACATCAAAAGCAATAATTTtagttgttttaatatttattgcatcatTATTTGCATTAGTCCTGCTATCTAGACAATTTCCAAAACTGGAGGA acATGAAAACCAGCATTTGAGATTACCTCTGAACCTTGAGGATGCTAAGCAGTTGGGTCTAGTGCTAGACCGATATAAGGATAAATACTTTTTCCAAGTTTTGTCTGGATTGTGCTTAGTTTATGTGTT TTTGCAAACATTTGCAATACCTGGATCTATATTTCTTAGTATCCTTTCAGGATTTCTGTTTCCATTTTATTTAGCTCTACTCTTAATTTGTTGCTGTTCAGCAATTGGAGCAagtttatgtttctttttgtcGCATCTCCTTGGCAAGCGTTTGATAGCACGCTTCTACCCTGCACAGGCAGCACAATGGGCAGCCACAGTTAAAaggcacaaaaataatttgctgaattatattatatttttaagagtgACACCGTTTTTGCCAAATTGGTTCATTAATTTGACGGCGCCTGTGATTGGCGTCCCTTTAGTGCCATTTGCTTTGGGAACAtttatag GAGTTGCTCCACCATCTTTTGTAGCTATTCAAGCTGGTCAGACCCTCCATACGCTGACCTCCACAAGTGACGCATGGTCATGGACATCCATTATAGTGTTGACTGTATTTGCAGTGGTCTCATTAGTGCCAGTATTATTGAAGAAACAGCTTAGAGAAAAGTTTGACTGA